A genomic window from Lactobacillus sp. ESL0677 includes:
- a CDS encoding aryl-sulfate sulfotransferase: MGRSVYPTGTVRYNPDKTWSGYTLFNAAGEGAVLIDMSGKVVHEWKDLQGFPNKMIPGGKVFGSLRCRDRFAAYQDYADLTEVDFDGQPIWSFNHNQEVDDEDVGKGWVARQHHDYQIEGNPVGYYAPGQDSKDDFNKVLLLTHNNVKKRKISPQPLLEDVLIEIDRSGKKLWSWHILDHFREFHLTNVQKNAMFRDPNTQQSGEQGEGDIFHVNCASYLGPNHWFDEGDERFNPNNIIMDSREANIMWIVDHESGKIVWQIGPDYTATRALRLMGPLVGMHHSHMIPQGLPGAGNIMVFNNGGWAGYGLPDQTSKTGMKTTRIDTSRVIEFNPTTLEVVWTFAATNFDSKVPFHGHHFYSPLVSDAQRLPNGNTLIDEGTEGRFLEVTPDKEVVWEYVYPHVGEYLVYRAYRIPYEWVPQLTKEEPKAITPPAIADFQVPGAADPNFNDDVKVSVEGATGYGKGAAFCVDKL; the protein is encoded by the coding sequence ATGGGAAGAAGCGTTTATCCAACAGGAACTGTTAGATATAATCCAGACAAGACATGGAGTGGCTACACTCTATTTAATGCTGCTGGTGAAGGTGCAGTGCTAATTGATATGTCTGGTAAAGTTGTTCACGAGTGGAAGGACCTGCAAGGCTTTCCTAACAAGATGATTCCTGGTGGTAAAGTCTTTGGCTCGCTGCGTTGCCGTGACCGTTTTGCTGCATACCAAGATTATGCTGATTTAACCGAAGTCGACTTTGATGGTCAGCCGATTTGGAGCTTTAATCACAATCAAGAAGTTGACGATGAAGATGTTGGCAAGGGCTGGGTTGCTCGTCAGCACCACGACTACCAAATTGAAGGTAACCCAGTAGGTTACTATGCACCAGGTCAAGACAGTAAGGATGACTTTAACAAAGTTTTGCTGTTGACACATAACAATGTTAAGAAGCGCAAGATTTCACCACAACCATTGCTAGAAGATGTCTTGATTGAAATTGACCGTTCTGGTAAGAAATTGTGGTCATGGCATATTTTGGATCACTTCCGTGAATTCCATTTGACTAATGTGCAAAAGAACGCAATGTTCCGTGATCCTAACACCCAACAAAGTGGTGAACAAGGTGAAGGCGACATTTTCCACGTTAACTGTGCTAGTTACTTAGGCCCGAACCACTGGTTTGATGAAGGTGACGAACGATTTAATCCTAATAATATTATTATGGATTCTCGTGAAGCAAATATTATGTGGATTGTTGATCATGAAAGCGGTAAGATTGTTTGGCAAATTGGTCCAGATTACACTGCTACTCGTGCTTTGAGATTAATGGGACCACTTGTTGGTATGCACCATTCACACATGATTCCACAAGGATTACCGGGTGCCGGTAACATTATGGTCTTTAACAATGGTGGTTGGGCCGGATATGGCTTGCCTGATCAAACTTCTAAGACGGGAATGAAGACTACTCGAATTGATACTTCAAGAGTAATTGAATTTAACCCAACTACTTTAGAAGTTGTTTGGACATTTGCCGCAACTAACTTTGATAGTAAAGTTCCGTTCCATGGTCACCACTTCTATTCACCGCTAGTTAGTGACGCACAGCGTTTACCAAACGGTAATACCTTGATTGATGAGGGTACTGAAGGTCGGTTCTTAGAAGTTACTCCTGATAAAGAAGTTGTTTGGGAATATGTTTATCCACATGTTGGTGAATATTTAGTATACCGTGCTTACCGTATTCCTTATGAATGGGTACCACAATTGACCAAGGAAGAGCCTAAGGCAATTACACCACCTGCTATTGCTGATTTCCAAGTACCTGGTGCTGCTGATCCTAACTTCAATGATGATGTTAAGGTTTCAGTTGAAGGTGCTACTGGTTATGGTAAGGGTGCTGCATTCTGTGTAGATAAACTTTAA
- a CDS encoding PfkB family carbohydrate kinase, whose protein sequence is MKTKQKLLLVEDYSAIGGISTTTAISVMSALGIKYGSLPTQVLSTQTEGFGTPRIADLTTFIPQAFAHWRQITDLDFTTILTGYLGSRATCKLLAEECRQGKFKQVVVDPVLGDDGELYPELVPADIAAVKELVTTATVTTPNLTELNFLSGTKYKLRATASDAELVQAIKAVEGQSKQHLQVVVTGVRRGEQIGCCWLMQGQLHYYGQEYAAGHFYGAGDLFAASLAGLLNLGWTLPAAVKTAVTATHLAIAANKTEKQEELRYGMDISPVLAYLIAQTKTK, encoded by the coding sequence ATGAAAACAAAGCAGAAATTATTACTCGTGGAAGATTATTCGGCAATTGGCGGTATTTCTACGACCACGGCAATTAGTGTTATGAGTGCATTGGGAATTAAGTATGGCAGTCTGCCGACGCAGGTTTTATCAACGCAAACTGAGGGCTTCGGCACTCCCCGGATAGCTGACTTAACAACGTTTATCCCACAAGCATTTGCACATTGGCGACAGATTACTGACCTGGACTTTACAACAATATTAACGGGGTATCTTGGTAGTCGGGCAACTTGTAAATTGCTGGCTGAAGAATGTCGTCAGGGCAAGTTTAAGCAGGTAGTTGTTGATCCGGTGCTAGGGGATGACGGCGAACTTTATCCTGAATTAGTGCCAGCAGATATTGCGGCGGTCAAGGAACTAGTAACGACTGCGACCGTGACAACGCCAAACTTAACTGAATTAAATTTTTTATCTGGAACTAAATATAAGTTGCGCGCAACGGCTAGTGATGCAGAGTTGGTGCAGGCAATTAAGGCAGTTGAGGGGCAAAGCAAGCAACATTTACAAGTGGTAGTAACTGGTGTTCGCCGTGGTGAACAGATCGGCTGCTGCTGGTTAATGCAGGGGCAACTGCACTATTATGGTCAGGAATATGCTGCAGGGCATTTTTATGGTGCCGGTGACTTGTTTGCGGCTAGTTTGGCCGGGTTACTTAATTTGGGGTGGACGTTACCTGCTGCCGTTAAGACGGCAGTCACTGCCACACATCTGGCAATTGCAGCCAATAAGACTGAGAAGCAGGAAGAACTACGCTACGGGATGGACATCAGCCCGGTGCTAGCGTATTTAATCGCACAAACGAAGACAAAATAA
- a CDS encoding FAD-dependent oxidoreductase, protein MEDCDVLILGAGPAGLSAGLFSARYGLKTVILEKDEVGGRANQITKITTYPGILESSGEDLIAKMRAHAEKFGAIIKMQAPKSIEIQDGYKIVHTRKVDYKAKTLIVATGMTPRVLGIPGEEEFTGMGVSYCATCDADFYQDQKVAVVGDNNEAISEGLLICKFASEVDVIVNKPEGHLTCSAANKERADKEPKMHFIWNTTVEDVHGDMNVEGLKIKDMQSGETRDLPCDGVFFFLGMMPATAVVKDIVDLDDQGYMHAKEDMSVGNQGIFAAGDTRKRYLSQVLTSANDGAIAAAAAQKYIATH, encoded by the coding sequence ATGGAAGATTGTGATGTATTGATTTTAGGTGCTGGCCCAGCTGGCTTATCTGCTGGTCTTTTTAGTGCTCGGTATGGCTTGAAAACCGTAATTTTAGAAAAAGACGAGGTTGGCGGTCGTGCTAACCAAATCACTAAAATTACAACTTACCCCGGAATTTTAGAGTCATCTGGTGAAGATTTAATTGCCAAAATGCGCGCCCATGCCGAAAAGTTTGGTGCCATTATTAAAATGCAAGCACCAAAATCAATTGAAATCCAAGATGGTTACAAGATTGTCCACACTCGTAAAGTTGATTACAAGGCCAAAACGTTAATTGTTGCAACAGGTATGACACCGCGGGTACTGGGCATCCCCGGCGAAGAAGAATTCACTGGAATGGGTGTTTCCTATTGTGCAACCTGTGACGCCGACTTCTACCAAGACCAAAAGGTTGCAGTTGTTGGCGACAATAATGAAGCCATCAGTGAAGGCCTGTTAATTTGTAAATTTGCGAGCGAAGTTGACGTCATCGTTAACAAGCCAGAAGGTCACCTTACCTGCAGCGCTGCTAACAAGGAACGTGCTGACAAAGAACCAAAGATGCACTTTATCTGGAATACAACAGTTGAGGATGTTCACGGCGACATGAACGTTGAAGGCTTGAAGATTAAGGATATGCAGTCTGGTGAAACTCGCGACTTGCCTTGCGATGGCGTATTCTTCTTCCTTGGTATGATGCCTGCAACTGCAGTTGTTAAAGACATTGTTGATCTTGACGACCAAGGTTACATGCACGCCAAAGAAGACATGAGTGTTGGCAACCAAGGAATTTTCGCTGCAGGTGACACACGTAAGAGATACCTCAGCCAAGTTTTGACTTCTGCCAATGACGGTGCCATCGCCGCCGCTGCAGCACAAAAATACATCGCCACACACTAG
- a CDS encoding Gfo/Idh/MocA family oxidoreductase: MKLGIVGSGKIVHDFLTTANKIANLELAAISTTQRSQQIARDLAKQYGIKEVFADNDQLYHDANVDTVYVAVPNSLHYEVVKKALEAGKNVICEKPYMATTAQAQELKQIADEHHVIIVEAITNIHLPNYKAIKRILPKIGPVHIVSLNYTQYSSRYDNFLKGIIEPVFDPAKDGGTLKDLNIYNIHLAVGLFGKPDHVQYYPVMQKNIDTSGILNLTYADKQATLVAAKDCYTTPRSFIEGEKGSIYFDGSTGVIDNFTIELRTGETKKVNLNKFDHRMASEFTDFVNIIDNHDVDTANELYDHSMTVMDVLAAAVKSV, translated from the coding sequence ATGAAATTAGGAATTGTCGGCAGCGGCAAAATTGTCCACGACTTTTTAACAACAGCAAATAAAATTGCTAACTTGGAACTGGCTGCAATTTCAACGACTCAGCGCAGTCAACAGATTGCGCGCGATTTAGCTAAACAATATGGCATCAAGGAAGTCTTTGCCGATAATGACCAACTTTATCATGATGCCAATGTCGACACGGTTTATGTAGCTGTCCCTAACTCCTTGCATTACGAGGTAGTTAAAAAGGCACTTGAAGCTGGCAAAAACGTAATTTGTGAAAAGCCATACATGGCAACAACTGCTCAAGCCCAGGAACTCAAACAAATTGCGGACGAACACCACGTAATTATCGTTGAGGCAATTACCAACATTCATCTGCCCAACTACAAGGCAATCAAGCGTATCTTGCCTAAGATTGGGCCAGTTCACATTGTCTCGCTCAATTACACCCAGTATTCAAGTCGCTATGACAACTTCCTAAAAGGTATCATTGAGCCAGTCTTTGATCCAGCAAAAGATGGCGGTACCTTGAAGGACCTAAATATTTATAACATTCACCTCGCCGTTGGCTTATTCGGCAAGCCCGACCACGTTCAATATTACCCAGTAATGCAGAAAAACATTGACACTTCCGGAATTTTGAACCTGACATACGCGGACAAACAGGCAACCTTGGTCGCAGCCAAGGACTGTTATACGACGCCGCGGTCATTCATCGAGGGCGAAAAGGGTTCAATCTACTTCGATGGTTCAACTGGAGTGATTGACAACTTCACCATTGAGTTACGCACCGGTGAAACGAAGAAAGTTAATTTAAACAAATTCGATCACAGAATGGCCAGTGAATTCACCGATTTTGTCAACATTATCGACAATCACGACGTAGATACTGCCAACGAATTATACGACCACAGCATGACCGTTATGGATGTGTTGGCTGCCGCCGTTAAGTCAGTTTAA
- a CDS encoding glucosaminidase domain-containing protein, whose protein sequence is MKNKFITGFAAAALLSSAVIPVTNNLIATSPAKAEKVKAATDNQSAFLATAASQAKKVAKKYGLYPSVMIAQAIIESNWGQSGLSVNANNLFGMKADDSWTGDVYSSKTREVDKNGKSYYETAKFRKYSSYQGSFDDNGMKLREGVSWQPDRYQGTWLENAASYGAATKALTGTYATDPNYNTTLNRQITTYNLTQYDPKISNASAAYTVKKSGATYAWPTDHSVSAKTNSITKGDNVTVTKTITFYNGKKRMYIAGKGWVNGASLNLGSALPPASQAPKGETKVKKTLMHNAYVYTSKLTRVKGMKALKAGSEGKVIATYGTKKINGKKYYRIGDDQYVAAGNIDGTMRILKHNAYVYNDYGNRDNETTEKKGTAVATYGSTYTIVGQKYYRIGIHQYVKAGNFK, encoded by the coding sequence ATGAAAAATAAATTTATCACTGGTTTTGCTGCCGCGGCTTTATTATCGTCAGCCGTTATACCAGTTACCAACAACTTAATTGCTACTTCTCCAGCCAAGGCTGAGAAGGTCAAGGCTGCTACGGATAATCAAAGTGCGTTTTTAGCTACTGCTGCTTCACAAGCAAAGAAGGTCGCTAAGAAGTATGGTTTGTACCCATCAGTAATGATTGCGCAGGCAATCATTGAGTCTAACTGGGGCCAATCAGGGCTGTCTGTTAATGCCAACAACCTGTTCGGGATGAAGGCCGACGATAGCTGGACAGGTGATGTCTACAGCAGTAAGACGCGCGAGGTCGATAAGAACGGCAAGAGCTATTATGAAACTGCCAAATTTAGAAAATATTCAAGCTATCAAGGTTCATTTGATGATAATGGAATGAAGCTGCGTGAAGGTGTCAGCTGGCAGCCAGATCGCTACCAAGGCACTTGGCTTGAGAATGCGGCTAGTTACGGCGCTGCCACTAAGGCTCTGACGGGAACTTATGCCACTGACCCTAATTACAACACAACCTTGAACCGTCAAATTACAACCTATAACCTAACGCAATATGACCCTAAGATTTCTAACGCCAGTGCTGCCTACACGGTTAAGAAGTCCGGTGCAACTTATGCTTGGCCGACAGACCATTCGGTTTCCGCAAAGACCAACTCAATTACTAAGGGCGATAACGTTACTGTTACTAAGACCATCACATTTTATAACGGTAAAAAGAGAATGTACATTGCTGGCAAAGGTTGGGTTAATGGCGCAAGTCTAAATCTCGGCAGTGCTTTGCCACCAGCATCTCAAGCTCCTAAAGGTGAAACCAAGGTTAAGAAGACCTTGATGCACAATGCTTATGTTTATACTTCAAAACTAACGCGCGTTAAGGGCATGAAAGCTCTTAAGGCGGGTAGCGAAGGCAAGGTCATTGCCACTTATGGTACCAAGAAGATCAACGGTAAGAAGTATTACCGGATCGGAGACGATCAATATGTTGCTGCCGGCAATATTGATGGTACAATGCGCATTTTGAAGCATAATGCCTATGTTTACAATGATTATGGCAATCGTGATAATGAAACGACAGAAAAGAAGGGTACAGCTGTAGCTACTTACGGTTCTACCTACACGATTGTTGGCCAAAAATATTACCGTATTGGTATCCATCAATATGTCAAAGCCGGTAATTTTAAATAA
- a CDS encoding MFS transporter, producing MKNISHNSIVFKISVLSISLAVMLAPTISPALPLMHFPGVTKEQIDTLSTIPNLAKILGILFCPLLIRWIGQKKTILIGLAGIVVLGIIPFFSNSYQVILAARVIVGLAFGIFMPLCTSLIVQLYRNDKNTMAHMMGYQNTVQTLGSALGSFTVGSLVAWGWHQAFLVYLIPILPIVLFGLFVSIDRPQETTKKQKSKTKFKFTGEMALTCFFMLATLVFYMPINFTMPRLIIQKQIGSASTAALVAGIVQIATMATASLFGYMMKHVGKIIFPIGFLLVMTGYFTLSQANNIVVLICALIIMGIGNSFCLPFIYNWMALLTNSDTATMGQSILMIALNIGTVLSPKIVNGINQMMGSNDPCNVMIICACGDLCIAVIAAINYLHSRSKKHTHALA from the coding sequence ATGAAAAACATTTCCCACAACAGCATTGTTTTCAAAATTTCTGTACTATCCATTTCTTTGGCGGTAATGCTGGCACCAACCATTTCTCCAGCATTGCCGTTAATGCACTTTCCTGGCGTTACTAAAGAGCAGATTGATACTTTATCAACCATTCCCAATTTAGCTAAAATTTTGGGTATTCTATTCTGTCCTTTACTTATTCGCTGGATTGGCCAAAAGAAAACAATCCTAATTGGGCTGGCTGGAATTGTTGTTTTAGGGATCATTCCCTTTTTCAGTAATTCATACCAAGTTATCTTGGCAGCTAGAGTCATCGTGGGCTTAGCTTTCGGTATCTTTATGCCACTATGTACTAGCCTAATTGTGCAGCTTTACCGTAATGATAAAAACACAATGGCACACATGATGGGTTACCAGAATACGGTTCAGACATTAGGCAGTGCTCTCGGGTCATTCACAGTTGGTAGCCTTGTTGCTTGGGGCTGGCACCAAGCCTTCTTAGTTTACCTAATACCAATCCTACCAATTGTATTGTTTGGGCTCTTTGTCAGTATTGATCGGCCACAAGAAACAACTAAGAAACAAAAAAGCAAGACCAAATTTAAATTCACAGGTGAAATGGCTTTGACTTGTTTCTTTATGTTAGCAACTCTAGTGTTCTACATGCCGATTAACTTTACAATGCCACGGTTGATCATTCAGAAGCAGATTGGCTCTGCTAGTACGGCAGCGCTAGTTGCAGGAATTGTTCAAATTGCAACAATGGCCACTGCCTCACTATTTGGTTATATGATGAAGCATGTTGGTAAAATTATTTTTCCAATCGGCTTCTTGCTAGTTATGACCGGCTACTTTACTCTCTCACAAGCAAATAACATTGTTGTTCTAATCTGTGCTCTGATAATCATGGGCATCGGCAATAGTTTCTGTCTGCCATTCATTTACAATTGGATGGCTCTTCTAACTAACAGTGATACGGCAACGATGGGGCAGTCCATTTTAATGATCGCATTGAATATCGGTACGGTGCTGTCGCCTAAGATTGTCAACGGCATTAACCAAATGATGGGCAGCAACGACCCGTGTAATGTTATGATTATCTGTGCCTGTGGTGACTTATGCATAGCAGTAATTGCAGCAATCAATTACTTGCATAGTAGAAGTAAAAAGCATACGCACGCATTAGCCTGA
- a CDS encoding thioredoxin family protein yields MKEINSEFFDEVVEDDGQKCLILFSRKTCPVCKKVHPKIEDLEDEFPDIPFYNVDVEENPGLQAKMRLKGVPHVILFDDGEAVSRLSGNHSEDEYADMLSE; encoded by the coding sequence ATGAAAGAAATTAATTCTGAGTTTTTTGACGAAGTTGTTGAAGACGATGGGCAAAAATGCTTGATTTTGTTTTCACGTAAGACCTGCCCTGTTTGTAAAAAGGTTCACCCAAAGATTGAGGACTTGGAAGATGAGTTTCCAGATATCCCGTTTTACAACGTTGATGTTGAGGAAAATCCAGGTTTACAAGCTAAGATGCGCTTGAAGGGCGTGCCTCATGTGATTTTATTTGATGATGGTGAAGCAGTTAGTCGTCTCAGCGGTAATCATTCCGAAGATGAATATGCAGATATGCTTTCTGAGTAA
- a CDS encoding SLAP domain-containing protein, with amino-acid sequence MKIKKLITTIAIGVGLVAPVFGMSQSETAEAASINSLAKENDYVGVTYLYKLLQTEGIKYNKFYANGNKIKYRYGKPEGIVIHETATPNATAYNEAIYFNREWMKMYAYVHAFVDHKQVIQMMTPKYGVWGAGAVANNRFFQIELAEENTRDNFAKSVNNDAIYAAKILHRYDLTPSNAVNTGKGTIWSHHAVSKYLGGTNHTDPDGYFSKWGYSMSKFYSLIKYYYNLQGADTDVSATDTDTSTTDGTTADTATTVSQAPTGKQTLMHDAYTYNGQGERTSAALKTAGTKVTVGNSKTINGKKYLQIGTDEYVVASNIIGKTRKLSHNAYVYDTAGKRTNGVKLYRGSRVRTYGGKVVINGMIYYQINTTEFVKAANFN; translated from the coding sequence ATGAAGATAAAGAAACTAATAACTACTATTGCTATCGGAGTAGGTTTAGTTGCGCCTGTTTTTGGAATGAGTCAAAGTGAGACAGCGGAGGCTGCCTCGATTAATTCGCTTGCGAAAGAGAACGATTATGTGGGTGTGACCTACCTATACAAATTGCTCCAGACAGAGGGGATTAAGTATAATAAATTTTATGCCAACGGTAATAAGATTAAGTATCGCTATGGTAAGCCTGAAGGAATAGTGATCCACGAGACAGCAACGCCTAACGCGACTGCTTATAACGAAGCCATTTACTTCAACCGTGAATGGATGAAGATGTACGCTTATGTTCACGCCTTTGTTGATCACAAGCAAGTTATTCAGATGATGACCCCTAAGTACGGTGTTTGGGGTGCCGGTGCAGTTGCCAACAACCGCTTTTTCCAGATTGAATTAGCTGAGGAAAACACGCGGGATAACTTTGCTAAGAGTGTGAACAACGATGCGATTTATGCAGCCAAGATTTTGCACCGTTATGATTTAACGCCAAGTAATGCGGTTAATACTGGTAAAGGGACAATCTGGTCGCACCATGCTGTTTCTAAATATTTAGGCGGCACCAATCATACGGACCCTGACGGCTACTTTAGCAAGTGGGGCTACTCGATGAGCAAGTTTTACTCCTTAATCAAGTATTACTATAACTTGCAGGGTGCTGACACTGATGTGAGTGCGACCGATACTGATACTTCCACAACCGATGGAACAACCGCTGATACAGCAACAACAGTTTCGCAAGCACCAACTGGCAAGCAGACTTTGATGCACGATGCCTACACTTATAACGGCCAAGGTGAGCGCACAAGTGCAGCTTTGAAGACCGCTGGTACTAAGGTAACAGTTGGTAATTCTAAAACTATCAATGGTAAAAAGTACTTGCAAATTGGTACCGACGAATATGTTGTTGCCAGCAACATTATTGGTAAGACGCGGAAGCTGAGTCATAATGCCTATGTTTATGATACGGCTGGTAAGAGAACGAACGGTGTTAAGCTTTATCGCGGCAGTCGTGTTCGTACTTACGGTGGCAAAGTTGTGATTAATGGCATGATCTACTACCAAATTAATACTACTGAATTTGTGAAAGCCGCAAATTTTAATTAA
- a CDS encoding 2,3-diphosphoglycerate-dependent phosphoglycerate mutase, with amino-acid sequence MSKLVLIRHGQSEWNLENKFTGWVDVDLSEKGVEEAKNAGKLIKKAGLQFDQAYTSVLTRAIKTLHYALEESGQLWVPETKSWRLNERHYGGLQGLNKKATAEKFGDEQVHIWRRSYDVLPPKIEDNSEFSQVHDRRYADLDPNIIPRTENLKVCLGRVMPFWEDHIAPDLLAGKNVIIAAHGNSLRALTKYIENISDADIMNLEMKTGEPVVYTFDDKLKVTNKEKLD; translated from the coding sequence ATGTCAAAATTAGTTTTGATCCGTCACGGACAAAGTGAATGGAACCTTGAAAATAAATTTACTGGTTGGGTTGATGTTGACCTATCAGAAAAAGGCGTCGAGGAAGCAAAGAACGCAGGTAAATTGATTAAGAAAGCTGGTCTGCAATTTGACCAAGCCTACACTTCAGTTTTAACTCGTGCTATTAAGACATTACACTATGCTTTGGAAGAAAGTGGTCAACTTTGGGTTCCGGAAACCAAATCTTGGCGTCTTAACGAACGTCATTATGGTGGTTTGCAAGGCTTGAACAAGAAGGCAACTGCTGAAAAGTTTGGTGATGAGCAAGTTCACATTTGGCGTCGTTCATATGATGTGTTACCACCAAAGATTGAGGACAATTCAGAGTTCAGCCAAGTACATGATCGTCGTTATGCTGACCTTGACCCGAACATTATTCCGCGGACTGAAAACTTGAAGGTTTGCCTTGGCAGAGTAATGCCTTTCTGGGAAGACCACATTGCCCCAGACTTGTTAGCTGGTAAGAACGTTATTATTGCCGCCCACGGCAACTCATTGCGTGCTTTGACTAAGTACATCGAAAACATTTCTGATGCTGACATTATGAACTTGGAAATGAAGACTGGTGAACCAGTTGTTTACACCTTCGATGACAAGCTGAAAGTCACTAACAAGGAAAAATTGGATTAA
- a CDS encoding LysR family transcriptional regulator — MKLVQLQYFLKVVECHSISKASCELYISQPALSESIKSFENEMGSKIFERTRKGVELTPKGKQVYHIVQKIQRNVEELKRFAISNEDIESINLAVVPMISGSIFLKIINEIYQQFPKLEISPEELRPKKLLEQLRDGKIDIALCSKRKNDETLFNTIISEMNLQHKKLLDVPLKVYASVNSPLAHKKEITEADVVGLTCFVLNDYKNGAGPKQQYVLSSRDIIFNAVAHDRGYTVMPETASIGNDYFISGQICTIPLEQKQTVPLEMIYPAKNNVTKLDKQICSIIERTLLDNY; from the coding sequence ATGAAGCTCGTCCAGTTACAATATTTTCTAAAAGTGGTTGAATGTCATTCAATTTCAAAGGCTAGTTGTGAACTATATATATCACAGCCCGCATTAAGTGAGTCGATCAAGTCTTTTGAAAACGAAATGGGTTCCAAAATCTTTGAACGTACTCGTAAGGGCGTGGAATTAACTCCAAAGGGTAAACAGGTTTATCACATTGTGCAGAAAATCCAACGTAATGTGGAGGAACTTAAGCGATTTGCAATTAGCAATGAAGACATTGAGTCAATTAATCTTGCAGTAGTACCGATGATATCGGGATCAATCTTTCTCAAGATTATTAATGAGATTTACCAACAATTCCCGAAATTAGAGATTTCACCGGAAGAGTTGCGACCTAAGAAACTTTTGGAACAACTGCGTGATGGCAAGATTGATATTGCTCTCTGCAGTAAACGTAAAAACGACGAGACTTTATTTAATACAATTATCTCTGAAATGAATTTACAACATAAAAAATTACTGGATGTACCGCTGAAAGTTTATGCTTCTGTAAATAGTCCGTTAGCACATAAAAAAGAGATTACTGAAGCAGACGTTGTGGGCCTAACCTGTTTTGTCTTAAATGATTACAAAAATGGTGCGGGCCCTAAACAGCAGTATGTATTATCAAGTCGTGACATTATTTTTAATGCTGTTGCCCACGATCGTGGTTATACGGTAATGCCGGAGACGGCATCAATTGGAAACGATTATTTTATTTCCGGTCAAATCTGCACTATTCCCCTTGAGCAGAAGCAGACCGTACCCCTTGAAATGATCTATCCAGCCAAAAATAACGTGACTAAATTGGATAAACAGATCTGTTCAATTATTGAACGGACGCTACTTGATAACTACTAA
- a CDS encoding DUF6612 family protein yields the protein MKFKKTVITLLAAIGLGALGTTATQPVAASTSKADVIKVTQQDLAKATDTKAAIKFGIKTGKKQLKFNGTMTMGNKPIVVHMVANSKLLPTSVEEWVDSGTGKVYVLSGKTWIKDDMSKEDLASFTDTTQAATNPAFYKKLAKKAKLTHSGDAYTVSGKITDQKWLSKIMLDTAKSTKLSKKEQKSLKKQLKKTKFKNVSVKMTTTNDKLTDYKLSAKVGLSKKISFTFSMDMSEFGQHSDLAVPSDIVSSATQAPKD from the coding sequence ATGAAATTCAAGAAAACTGTCATAACATTATTAGCCGCTATTGGCCTTGGTGCTCTTGGCACTACTGCAACACAACCTGTTGCCGCTAGCACAAGCAAGGCTGACGTCATTAAAGTAACTCAGCAAGATCTAGCCAAAGCTACCGATACTAAGGCAGCCATCAAGTTCGGTATTAAAACTGGTAAAAAGCAACTTAAATTCAACGGCACAATGACAATGGGCAACAAGCCAATCGTTGTCCATATGGTTGCTAACAGTAAGCTTTTGCCAACCAGCGTAGAAGAATGGGTTGACAGTGGCACTGGCAAAGTTTACGTTCTAAGCGGTAAAACTTGGATTAAAGACGATATGTCTAAGGAAGACTTAGCTTCATTTACTGACACCACTCAAGCAGCTACCAATCCTGCCTTTTATAAGAAGCTAGCTAAGAAAGCTAAGTTAACTCATTCTGGTGATGCTTATACTGTTAGTGGCAAGATTACCGATCAAAAATGGCTTTCTAAAATTATGCTTGATACAGCCAAGTCTACAAAGTTGTCCAAGAAAGAACAAAAATCTCTTAAAAAGCAACTGAAAAAGACGAAATTCAAGAACGTTAGTGTCAAGATGACAACAACTAACGATAAATTAACTGACTACAAGCTATCTGCTAAAGTTGGCTTGAGTAAGAAAATTTCCTTTACTTTCAGCATGGACATGTCAGAATTTGGTCAACACAGTGATTTAGCTGTTCCAAGTGACATTGTTAGCTCTGCTACCCAAGCTCCTAAAGATTAA